AAAAGATACATGTTAGTTGTTGTGGACAGATTTTCAAGATGGGTTGAGGCCTGTCCAACCaagcggaaagatgctcagtctgctgccaagttttaaagtttttgtgtcgtgaggttataagcaggtggggactcccagaccgcatatcctcagataatgggaaagagttcgtggataaaacagtaagactaattctgcaaaaattgggaattaaacaacgtttaggagctgtttatcatccgcaaagccaaggtgcttgtgaaaaaatgaatggtgtgttaaaaaaacgcattgttaaaatctgccaacacacaggtttgaattgggtggaagcgcttccactggcgttaatggtgtgttgttcaagtgggctccgtgatttgcgcatgacaccccatgagttggcaatgggcagacggatgccgacaccttgtttgcgtacaagtggcaagggtccaagtttagcccttttagaagatgaaatgcgagtgtatgttaattacatggctgctttacataagagaatatacacatatgtctctgacaggcaaaaacgagaggaggtgcaagagagactcgatgagcaaaagacgaatgcagtgcaacctggagacaaggtattcgtgaaggtgtttaggaggaagtggtttaatgagTGCTGcgaaggaccatttgaagtagtccgcagtacgggaactgcggtccaggttaaagggtctcctacctggtatcatttatcacattgtgttaaagcgccaacagaagaggttccacgatcacagaaccgagatgttgaaagcgcaagagagccaacagaagctgcagaagcagcagaggttcatgcagacccccaaggtcaagatccggaagaagggattgaccatgttggggctatgcatgatgattttgattacacttttgatgatgtcagggatgacttgtcagtccatgagcaagaaagacgatttggtgacattgatttacaacatgtcccagaaacaacagagtctatttctcaagagcatgagtcaaagactccagagggctgtgatgcctctacaggaaaatccacagacccagttgggccaaggagtccaaggccaacccgaagaaaggttagaccaaaacgttacgaggactagagtagaagtgattttgggaaagtcagttcagctcccatgtcagtgtacaaaggaaaataatgggaaagggaaattctgagtcaagtgggaagatagccatggtaaggttattgatttattggggacaccaccactagaaaagtatgtgttgcttaatgatcgaagaaggtcaaagattaagggagactgtagtctttatttacgtagatctcagattgaagatcaaggtgactataagtgtacatattatgacccaaaatcagtaaatatgggagagcatagtgtccaatcggggttaggttacagaaacagtattgtgactttagtggtactaaatgaaactagaattgcaaaacccctggttgttgaagtaggaaaactgtcaactaccatatcaactctcccgctgattgagaaaataaagcagacatccaccttttcaaaactgaaggttactgacgtcatagagatattgcgtctaaatacagctgagcctcaaatgatttctacaactcaaattcctgtaaacattgtgattaaagctacgttagggaattcagcacgccttccatgtaaatgtggaaaatggaataatgatggtaataatccccctaattgggaaaaatgctcgtggtgaagaaatagtgctaacaggacctgaaattaatagtgtgcctcatgatcaaagaaagtatattttgtataatcacataaggttgtttagggttgaagacgactgtacacttgtcctaatcaatgtaacaggggaagatcagggagaatgtacatgcacttatttggatccagagtttaaatttgtaccatatcacaattattgggtaaaagggtatagaacttgtaagataatgcttgtggtagaaggcctagatcctattgaagtagttacggtggctaaagaggttcaaaagcaactagtcactccaagggtgactgatgaacagatgatgtctactactgtagctcagagaataactagtagtattaacgtatcaactttggttactactctagctgcgagtaattttacaagtgaggttgtaaagatgggatctactatcaacgaaacaatgatgagttcttcggtgtctacaGAGTCTGgaggtatgatgttgacatctgttgctacatctacattagttaaggcagctgaaacaattcagatgactatgttgaatctgattggtgattttgtagatgctgacgggacatcagaagtcatgactaaacatcttcatgcattagagaagcgtgaaacccaatggaaagcttatgggtttgattcctcggtgttgcaaattgcagacccgtgggcaagtagaaatatgtggtaccaacagtttactcactctgttagattggctagtaatttgagtggtccatgtgttgtgagagttccagcaccaggcacatggccttcaattctagagacggtaccagaacctttaacttctaaatatCAAAATTATGCActatcgtggttggtatttaagcaacaagcaccaaaagattattggatggccgtgtcggtgcatctatttacacctcaacggaattgtgcttggttgaagaacttatcatatataaatctccttgatcagtatgaagatattacgacagcagtccctgatcctatggaagtgacacctgtgaaggttaaatcttggacgacgtgatcaaagggctattgatgacatgtatacagtgacctttcatgcaccacatcgccgactgagtaaaactctaagtgtaaagaatcaaactttaccgggtaattttaccataggaacatttaaagatatctggtgaatttgtggcgataaggcatacttatttttaccttatggttggattggatgttgttatatggcacagttgaaacttccgtatgatgtttttgttattcagaagggacaagggtctgatgaggataactctacgacaatctctagcagtagaaagaaaagagatttggcacaatttcacaacttggagtcttatcattggaggataagtttgggagagaaatggggaataggatcgtttccatggtatggtgttacatacttagctgatcatattgataatattacatataccctgcaaggttttgcaaacgagaccataaaaggttttgaatatttgtcaaatactcagaggagtcatcgattgacgttgctgaaacatgacatggctcttgattacattttggccaaacaaggtggcctctgtatagctttgaatctaactggagaagcctgttacactttgattcctgatgctacttacaatatgactagtgtcatagatgctttgaaactaattagggattcatttggtccatcagaaagagcgggatggtctgcgaatacctggttacaagaccaattaggaccagtaggagctatagtggttcagattttggtggctacccttctatcactgtgtgtgatgttttgtttttgtacgctgttgttgacctttgctatggctatgatattgagatgggtaggagttgtgatgccagaagaaaacattcagatgccgctactgagtggtaatgacctaagtgaaggtgaggaggtcatagagattggagagaaatatccatttttgaatatctgaattcaacattgactcactattattttgaactggaagtgaattgataaaaggggggaattgaatatgttaatcatgtatattaatcatgtatatgttaatcatgtagtggaataaggtgaaagtatgatacaaaaatgaatatttttgatggttttgtatgtacaaagatactggctgttgatttttcttcccagaatgatatttgggagaccaatgtgaaggtggctgattgtccagagattcttccagattaatggagttgaaacaaccaaacttaagaaaatggaggatggaaatggacaacggaaacctgaatgaagacatcatgatgaggggtttcgattgaaaaatcattgagggtttattacaatgtaacttgtaatattgataaatatttttgtatgttttactttatagtagatatttttagcaagacatatttttctggaactgtataagatgcatatattgggacttcaggtgttttctttctttatcgatccttagggaaagttttgttaggtagggagaggtccattggaaggtgcgatgggtcgaccagcctgactttggacaatttttagattttatttctgaggttttgaatgtgtgcatttatatatcatcctgaaaagttttcataaccctttttctttttaattggtttggagtactatagGTGGTTGCCTGGGACTGAGggaccgtgagagagttttcctgtctagattgtttgatggataataaagaaagatagctgcttgatgggtttttcgctctcacactccacaaataaaattttactatattactaaggttaagcatggacagaagtgattcgtatgaggctaattaacatcataattgtataatttatctcgtttgcgagactatagtctcgctaggggggactatgaagtgtctgatgtaactaggacggagataatataagtttacaacgggtgcgtcttgtgatagtatctgaaggagatttaggagtcccctcaggtggaatgtttaaattgaggtattgtataggagtattgccacatgtggttgtgtaacgtgatgttttatgacccatgacgaaaagcggatgtttggatgcatataagcaattgtctctgtgtgttcgagagagatcattattggcttcttgatcctcctggtcagacgtgaccagtgactctgtttcttgcttaaataaaattatactctttgaaagcaagtcagtgtcaacggcgaatttcttcatcatcaaacatatcaacaacaaggaaatccacatcaattttggcgtcacggaacaggatcagttggggccttctgcaggggaccacagcttgtttattatttccatcacttcgtaagtgtttctttctttttttctgcacatattgcggagctgtttctgtcgtctatcggcaattttggccgcactgtcaaagaactgaagtgcaatgatgtgttgatgttggagtatTTCTccgtctaaattggggtttattgagttaaaaagtatatagataaaggggaataaaataaagaagagataaataagagaagaagagataaaaagttgaaaggtaatgatagcataagcgcaactagtaacgagaccagttagctaaaaaactatgcaagtttaacaaggacagggcccgtatcctcttaacagtaagtcatgtgtaaattagacactgaagtgaaagttggctttaagaagtagtcaaatttgagtaaaaataaaacaaaggggatccctggccagggtatttggATAAATtataaacgtataatgtaggaaaataaaagagaagaaataaagatgagaagtgtaaagatgagaagtaaaaagatgaaaagtgaagataaggaataaagataagagttttgagaaaagtgggaaaaaagcgctgagtaaaggaaaaagtgtgcattgaagcatgcagtgtgaagtaatttgttaaaagacaatttgttaaaagtttgaccaAAGTAAAAATTTGATAGAGGATTTctgacccatgacgaaaagcggatgtttggatgcatataagcaattgtctctgtgtgttcgagagagatcattattggcttcttgatcctcctggtcagacgtgaccagtgactctgtttcttgcttaaataaaattatactctttgaaagcaagtcagtgtcaacggcgaatttcttcatcatcaaacatatcaacaacaaggaaatccacatcaccagagacaacaacagaagaatCATCAACAATTGAaggttcaactacaactggtATGTCTacaactggaggttcaactacaactggacaatcaacaacagcagttgaaggctcaacaacagctgaaacatcaacatctggtggatcaacaacaacCGCTGTGTCAATAACAAGCAGTgttccagagacaacaacagaaggatcatcaacaactggaggttcaactacaactggacaatcaacaacagcagttgaaggctcaacaacaactggtgcatAATCCAGCACAGtggtcacaacaacaacaactgaaacatcaacatctggtggaTAATCAACAACTGCTGTatcaacaactggaggttcaactacaactCCTGGGTCAACACCAAGCAGTgttccagagacaacaacagaaggatcatcaacaactggaggttcaactacaactggtatatcaacaacagcagttggaggctcaacaacagctgaaacatccACTACTGGTGGATTAACAACAACTGCTGTGTCAACAACAAGCAGTgttccagagacaacaacagaaggctcatcaacaactggaggttcaactacaactggtATGTCCacaactggaggttcaactacaactggtATGTCTacaactggaggttcaactacaactggacaatcaacaacaacacttggaggctcaacaacaactggtgcatTATCGAGCAGAGTGGtcacaacaacagctgaaacatcaacacctggtggatcaacaacaacTGATGGGACAATGACAACTGGAGGTCTATCGACAACTGGTGTATCGacaactggaggttcaactacaactggacAATCAACAACAGTAGTTGAAGGctcaacaacagctgctgtgtCAACAACAAGCAATgttccagagacaacaacagaaggatcatcaacaactggacaatcaacaacagcagttgaAGGCTCAACAACAACTGTTGCATTATCTAGCACAGTGGCCACAACAAcaactgaaacatcaacatctgaTGGATCAACAACAACCGCTGTGTCAATAACAAGCAGTGTTCCAGAGACAGCAACAGAAGGATCATCAACAACTAgaggttcaactacaactggtatatcaacaactggaggttcaactccaactggacaatcaacaacaacacttggaggctcaacaacagcagttgaaagctcaacaacagctgaaacatcaagatctggtggatcaacaacaacaagcagtgttccagagacaacaacagaaggatcatcaacaactggaggttcaactacaactggtatatcaacaacagcagttgaaggctcaacaacagctgaaacatcaccatctggtggatcaacaacaacTGCTGTGTCAACAACAAGCAATGTTCcggagacaacaacagaaggatcatcaacaactggaatttcaactacaactggtatatcaacagctggaggttcaactacaactggacaatcaacaacagcagttgaaggctcaacaacaactggtgcatTTTCCAGCACAGtggtcacaacaacaacaactgaaacatcaacatctggtggatcaacaacaacTGCTCTATCAACAACTGGAGATTCAACTACAACTCCTGGGTCAACACCAAGCAGTgttccagagacaacaacagaaggatcatcaacaactggaggttcaactacaactggtATGTCCACAACGGGAGGTTCAACAACAACTGGTATGTCTacaactggaggttcaactacaactggacaatcaacaacaacacttgGAGGCTCAACAACTGGTGCATTATCGAGCACAGTGGccacaacaacagctgaaacatcaacatctggtggatcaacaacaacCGCTGTGTCAATAACAAGCAGTgttccagagacaacaacagaaggatcatcaacaactggaggttcaactacaactggacaatcaacaacagcagttgaaggctcaacaacaactggtgcatTATCCAGCACAgtagtcacaacaacaacaactgaaacatcaacatctggtggatcaacaacaactgctgtatcaacaactggaggttcaactaATACTCCTGGGTCAACACCAAGCAGCgttccagagacaacaacagaaagatcatcaacaactggaggttcaactacaactggtatatcaacaacagcagttggaggctcaacaacagctgaaacattCACTACTCGTGGATTAACAACAACTGCTGTGTCAACAACAAGCAATgttccagagacaacaacagaaggatcatcaacaactggaggttcaactacaactggtatatcaacaactggaggttcaactacaactgCTGTGTTAATAACAAGCAGTgttccagagacaacaacagaaggatcaacaacaactggaggttcaactacaactggtatatcaacaacagcagttgaaggctcaacaacagctgaaacatcaacatctggtggatcaacaacaacTGCTGTGTCAACAACAAGCAAT
This portion of the Labrus bergylta chromosome 22, fLabBer1.1, whole genome shotgun sequence genome encodes:
- the LOC136177512 gene encoding mucin-22-like produces the protein MTTGGLSTTGVSTTGGSTTTGQSTTVVEGSTTAAVSTTSNVPETTTEGSSTTGQSTTAVEGSTTTVALSSTVATTTTETSTSDGSTTTAVSITSSVPETATEGSSTTRGSTTTGISTTGGSTPTGQSTTTLGGSTTAVESSTTAETSRSGGSTTTSSVPETTTEGSSTTGGSTTTGISTTAVEGSTTAETSPSGGSTTTAVSTTSNVPETTTEGSSTTGISTTTGISTAGGSTTTGQSTTAVEGSTTTGAFSSTVVTTTTTETSTSGGSTTTALSTTGDSTTTPGSTPSSVPETTTEGSSTTGGSTTTGMSTTGGSTTTGMSTTGGSTTTGQSTTTLGGSTTGALSSTVATTTAETSTSGGSTTTAVSITSSVPETTTEGSSTTGGSTTTGQSTTAVEGSTTTGALSSTVVTTTTTETSTSGGSTTTAVSTTGGSTNTPGSTPSSVPETTTERSSTTGGSTTTGISTTAVGGSTTAETFTTRGLTTTAVSTTSNVPETTTEGSSTTGGSTTTGISTTGGSTTTAVLITSSVPETTTEGSTTTGGSTTTGISTTAVEGSTTAETSTSGGSTTTAVSTTSNVPETTTEGSSTTGGSTITAVLTTSSVPETTTEVSSTTGGSTTTGMSTTGGSTTTGMSTTGGSTTTGQSTITLGGSTTTGALSRTVATTTAETSTSGGSTTTAGSTPSNVPETTTEG